Part of the Metasolibacillus fluoroglycofenilyticus genome is shown below.
GCATCGCTCCAAGTAAACCAAGCATACCAACCTGTACAGTATCCTCATAATAAGTTTTGCCAGCAGCATATTTACGCGCTAATGCCTCTACTAATTGTTGATAATGAAGCACTAGTTCTGTTTGGGCGGTATCGTCCTTTGTGGCTTGATATTGCGCAATCCATCGAAGCACCTCTTCATTTGAGGTTTCATTAGGTAATGATTCTCTCGTCATATTCCTCCACCTGCTCTCTTGTGACATACTTTGTCATGAAAACAGTGACGCCGCCCTCATTGTTCACCTTTACTTCATCCATTAACGCTTGCATTAAATAGAGTCCTAAGCCCCCTTCACGTAGCATCGATACTTTTTCATTTTCATTGTACGGGCCGATTTTCGATTTAATTTCTTCAAAATTAAAGCTATTGCCATAATCAGCTACCATGAT
Proteins encoded:
- the rsbW gene encoding anti-sigma B factor RsbW; protein product: MKAFDYIEIRVPAKPQYVSVIRLTISGLALRLGFSYDEIEDLKIATGEAVTNVVHHAYHDAEEGEIVIGCALFDNKIEIMVADYGNSFNFEEIKSKIGPYNENEKVSMLREGGLGLYLMQALMDEVKVNNEGGVTVFMTKYVTREQVEEYDERIIT